The genomic DNA GCCGAGGATCATCTCGCGATAGACCTCGTCCGAGATCAGGAACAGGTCGTGCTTGATCGCGAGCTTCGCGAGCCGCGTCACTTCCTCGGGGGTGAAGATCTTGCCGGAAGGATTGCAGGGACTATTGAACAGGATGGCGCGGGTTTTCGGCGTGATCTGCTTTTCGATGACCTCGTCGGGGGGAAGGACGAACCCCTGTTCGGCGAAGGTCGGCACGCTTTTCACGACGCCGCCGGAGACGGCGAGAAAGCCGGCATACGGCGGGAAGAACGGCTCGATGCAGAGGATCTCCTCGCCCGGCTCGCAGATCGCGAGAAACGTGTTCGTCAGCGCCTGGGACGCCCCGCACGTGACGAGCACGTTCTCGGTGTCGATGACGAGATGGCGCCGCTGGGTGCGGCCGAAATAGGCGTTCAGATACCGCGCGAACGTCTCGCGCAGGAACTTCTCGCCGATGAAGGGCGAGTAGCCCGAATGGCCTTCGCGGGCCCGCTCGGCGATCGCATCTGGGAACACGGAGATGCACTTGATGTCGGGCTGACCGATATTCAGCTCGTAGACGGTCTTTCCTTCGCTGATCAGCCGTTTGGCGATCGCCATCATCTGCCGGATCGAACTGGGCGAGAGATTCTCCACCCTCTTCGCATACCGCATCCCTTCCATCATTCCGCTCCTTTTCCCTGTTCGTCACGCCTCGCACCGTTTTCGGTGTCGCACCGCGAATTTTACCATAATTTCACCACCGAGAGGAATTCTGGGGACGGACAATTCTG from Candidatus Ozemobacteraceae bacterium includes the following:
- a CDS encoding aminotransferase class I/II-fold pyridoxal phosphate-dependent enzyme produces the protein MMEGMRYAKRVENLSPSSIRQMMAIAKRLISEGKTVYELNIGQPDIKCISVFPDAIAERAREGHSGYSPFIGEKFLRETFARYLNAYFGRTQRRHLVIDTENVLVTCGASQALTNTFLAICEPGEEILCIEPFFPPYAGFLAVSGGVVKSVPTFAEQGFVLPPDEVIEKQITPKTRAILFNSPCNPSGKIFTPEEVTRLAKLAIKHDLFLISDEVYREMILGDEEAFSILEVDLPPDQMESLMNRIIVIDSASKSFALCGARIGFVVARAPIIQKISMVQAHTVASVSDILQYGVAAAYDHALRHPAFFADMRKTYRDRLDAAMEAINEYMPWVVAPRPAGAFYLMIQFPGIEDINDFALFLLEKFNIGTETVCVTPAMSFYQTPGRGTNEVRLALVVDPEKIRRSIFIIAEACKVYKARIRNHQGLHALA